In the genome of Oryzias melastigma strain HK-1 linkage group LG4, ASM292280v2, whole genome shotgun sequence, the window ACAAGGTTATACTGTCAAAATCTCaacaagaaccaaaaaaaagaaacatgaaaaaccACAAACCAAAACATGCCAAAGTTATAGCAGAAGCTTATGTCATTCCACACATAACACAGAATGATATGCCTCTAACATTAAATTCTAATTAGAGCACTTTTAATTGTTGCAGTGACATTTACCTTTACAGCTTGTGTTTCAcacttttattctttcaaaagcttatatatatatatatatatatttcattgaATTTAAAGCCCTAAAATTTTGGAGGGCTCAGAAAAATATGTCTCACTCGTGATTAAAAGTGGCAATGCTGTGAATGTTTACCTGCAATTTAAACATCTCACAGGACACCTGGGCATCAGGATGCTCATTCACATCTCCGAGCAGAGATCCGGTACAGAAACCTGCAGTCTGAGAGAAGACGGTGAAATCCTATAATTTACCCTGAAACACCTGATCAttacatgccaaaaaatagcaaaaaaggttgaaaaatcATCAGAATCCTGTCAAACTATGTGACTAAACCAATCAGTTATTGAAGCTTGCTTTAATCATAGAAATTACTCtgtcattgtaaaaaaaaaaaaacacatttaagaacTGTTTTAGCGACCTGACATTAGGAGCGTGCTAATCACTGTTTGTTGAGAGTTTTGCAGCAACATTAATTAGCCTCACATTGTCAGCATCTTTTTCAGTTTGACACTAATTAAGCCtttttacacacacactcagtggCCGACGTTTATCCTCTTCAACACGATCCAAGTCCGTCTTTCCTCTACGCAGTTTGTGTTGTGAGTAATTTATGCAGCATCAGTTGTACACATATGGCTTGCACCGTGATAGGTAGCGCACCTCTGTGTCAGAGTCGAGCTTTGGCCGCTGGCAGGTGCCTCTTTCCGTGAGTCCGTCTGGACACTCCTGCACCGTGTACTCCACAAAGACAGCTTTTACCGGCACATCCTGtcagttggaaaacatgtggcAAATTGCAGAAATAGACAAACAATGGCAGCAGCAGAAGTGGTTTGAATTTGTTCGGTTATAACctataatttagatttttggtgtGTCAAAACTGTCCTATTAAAATAAGATATAAAATATGCTTTGGACCAAAACACTTTCTTAATTTTTGACTCAAAGTAGACCGCCTGACCTCCAACATTCATACCATGTTATCAGTAGGGCTGGATATCAATACTactttccagaatcgatttgattcaccacagcctggatcaattcgattcccatttttttgtttttgtgattctttTTCTTGATATTGTTAATAGCATGCAgttttacatggattctctaaaggagaagctcacaaaatgttaagatttttaacattgtaattattgttctgcttctccattGGCCACTAGTGGAGATTgtgctatagcagtacacttttttacaagaagaataagcaaagtatgagcaaaaaaggAGAAGGTTCATGCCAGTGAgcttataaagatgttaatttagtcagcaatgtatgtttatgtcgacTGATCATAAACATTAGCCTTCCTGGGAAATTCCATtcaacgttagcatcaagctagcagactttagctttatgtgctaggtcgatctatattttttatggatcgattattgatctattaagcttagatcgatccAAATCAATTagtcaattttatcaacccagccccaGTTATCAGTGTCTTCAGCTATGTTTACACTGcctttttctacatttctacaccattttcaggctctatgtcCAAAGCGCAGccattaaacaaatatttagtcttaaaccaggttgaactttgaccaatcagggactcaatttggtagtgacgtatggatgacgTCCCTTTTAATCCATAGAAGTGCCAATTGCTTTAAAATTGaccatgaaggagaaattaatatttgcagtttgtgcccagtTGGGACACCATATCTTTCATATATCCGAAAAGAGCTATGAAgcaaaaagcctggagcaagattcacaaggcTTGCAtggcttcaacattttgcaccaagcttcttccaagTGAAAGTGTTAGATATGAACtagtacactgtaaaaagagaaaaaaagaaacaaagaaaaagaagcctgTTGTGCTTGAAACACATCACAATCCtgttgtgaatgtagctttaaagtTTACATTAAGCTTCACTAGTTTTAAGGGAAATCAATGTTCTGAGTAAACTTATTGAGCCAGCTCAGAGCTTCATTTCCTGCATCAGAGGTGACCGTATAGTTGTACCTGAGATGCAGCTCTGGTGATATTTTTCACCCCCAGCCCGGCACCGAGAGTGGACTGCCTCTTGTAAGTATCCAGAGTGATCTGTGCAGTGGTGATGGCCTGTGGGCTGTCCACAGAAAGCAGGAGAGGGCAGGTTGGGCAGGTCTGCTGAAGCTTCTCTGGGGCATCTGAAGGAACCAGAAATGGTCAAAATCCCTTCAAacgaaaacttgaaaaatattttcttagaaTGCTTTAGCAGGCAGAAATAATAGAAACTGTGGCGTCCAGCTAATAGACGTTGGTACACTAGTGTTTGCTGCTGCACTGATTTTAATTAGGGAAGGGTGCACTTCCCTGAGGACTGTTTAAATATTGCAAAGTAAGTTTTGGAGCTGTGATATCAATGACTGGTGAAATTAGAGGAGCTAATCATCGGGAGACCATTTGCAAACCCTTCTTTAAATGAAGTGTTGAGGAAAAATTAggcattatttaaaaaaaccacAGATGCTTAACCGATAAACACTAAAGCCACAACAACACTGCGATTAGTTTCACTGACAAATACACAGGTGTTACTAATTTCTAATTATTTGAGGCTCAGCAGCTGTTCAAAAAGTTATCGTTATTGTAATTAGTCACACCTGTGTTTGACAGAAGCTGCCTGTTTCTCCCTTTAATTCTCAACATTTGCagtgtttgaaaacacaaaagcacatTTACAACATTGTACAGTCTGAAcatgtgttttaaatgttttaaaaaaggcaaagaaatgttttctactggctgtctttaattttttttataactgctCCAATCAGAATGAAGCTACTGCCATATATACCTTGTATAATATATGCATAAAATTAACCAAATTTTTGGGATatggttttgtttcagttcagtATACTGTATGatttgtattttacaaaaaaacaccaaaaaactaaaaatgctggaaaatcctttcttttatttacgaGGCAGGTAACaacaaatgaaatgatttaagttagcttttacttttcattatgtaatgtaataaaacaatataacataGATCAAACCTAGCACTACTTCTGTGTTTGACACTTTTAAACTAATATAAATGTATAGTAGAGAAGcaattcactttccccacaatTTGGTTCGATGTTGTGACATGTGGTTCGATTGTGGCATCCCTAATATATAATCTAAGGTTATGTGATCATGAATTGATAAAGAAAAGTGTATTACCTGGTACCAGGGCACAGTCATAACTGTACAAGTAGGAGAAACCCTCCGCTGTGTGCAGGATGGTGGTGTTGCAGTTGCCAGAGATTTGCTTAAGGTGATATGAAAGAAAGATATCTTTGTTGGCAAGATCACAGCAGTGCTtgatatgaaaaaacaaataaacaaacaaaaaagcacggaaaaaaaagcatagctCAGGAAAAAATGTTATGCCCTTTGGGGATCCTGGGATCAgcctgcttttgttttaaaagcaaaactaacAGCATGAATTTTTCAGGGTTTCTAAAAATGGAAGTGACCTGAGAGAGAATGGGTCAGCTTCCGTGCATTTTAGTCATGACTCTTTTCATCACTATAGCATATAAAGCAAAGCgcctgctgtttttattttttattttttctctaaattttactttttagatatttcagaaaaataacaacttcccagccagcaaggccaagtgggccccatatggtttaaaagtggggcAGTAAATGTGAGcaaaatgggtttgtctgcagtgtccatggtggtcccacctgtgttgTAGAGTGGGCGCCTAAGTGGGCTGTCTCGCTAAGGTTAGGCAGCCGCCCGGTGTACGCCCAGGGTCCGGCAGGGCTAGCAGGGTCATCACCCAGGAGCCAATGTGTGTAAACACAACAGAAACTGAgaacaaacccatttggggcccacttTTTCTGCCCGGTTTTAagccacttggccttgctggctgagtTAGactaattttttcatttttttgtatttttttgttattttaaagacataaatttGCCTTTGAAATTGGGTTAAAATTGTggaataaatcaatttgataTTGTAACAGCCCAAACAATAAACCTGGAAAACATTCTAAGAATTTTAAACATTACTTCATATATGTATGGCCATATATGTTATaataaaatccatttaaatGGGAGATAGAAAGCAAAAAGTCCTCATTGAGGTACCGATACTGTCAAAGGTCAGTTCCTTAGTACATAAAAAGGAGTGTAGAttacaacaatattttttacaaactctttgCTAAAGCCGAGTCTTAAGTCAGTTTAGCGCCAGCAACTCAAGTTCAAAACTAGCTGTCAAGTTGCTATGTGTCAGCCTCTGAGATTTGAAAAGTTTCATGTCACACTGTAAAATATACAATCACTTGTTCCACTGTACTGTATCAGTTAGATTGtcaaaaaagactaaacaaCCTGTACAATTTAGAAATCACATTTCCAAGCCCTCGTATCACTTTCAAAGAATTCCATACTCAGGTGTGTACATGGATTCTTGTGTGTTTGCTGATGTGCGACTGTGTGTGTCCTACTGTTTCCATGAATGGCCTGACATCACAGCGTTTCCATGGTTTCGGGCTGCGCGTGTGGCACTTGGTCTCCAGGACATCCAGGTCCAGATAATAAACGTTACCTGCTGGGCCCTGGCATTCAGAACGCAAACACATGTCACAGACTGAAGACTCTTAAACACTTCTACACACGGATTCCTGCAACActaccagttaaaaaaaacaattgtcatCAAACTTGTCTTGTAGCACGTGCTCTTCGAAGGACGTTTTAAGGTGCAGTTCAGGAGCTGCAGCATGACATTTCTTGAACATCTTGCACGTTATTGATCTGAACCCCAGCAAAACAAAAGCCAACTCTTTAGGACGTGAAATGAAATTGAGACTTGCCTCACGACAGGTCACAGCAGTGGCTGACAGCTTGAAAAAAGCTGGTTTGTCTCAGAAAACCTCACTAAAGCGATCTGGAGTTCTATTAAGAGTCACTCCAGCCCTACAGGCCATTGTTTATGAGGCGTGAAGCAGGGTCAATTCTTATTTTAGgacctttttttccacaaaattttacagcaaagcaaaaatctttttaagcattttctctgctgcttttgttcGCTCACCTGAGCATGCAGGTGGACGTTGGTGATGCGGTTCAGGGCAAACTTGTAACCCTCGTTGCGGTCCTCGTTGATGTACGTGATTGCCAGACGAGACAGCTTCTCCACAGCTTTGTCGTTGCAGGGGACAGGAGCGAGTTCAACAGGCATCAGCATAAAATCCTCCCCACACACAAGCAGAGTGTGAAGATTCAGGAGGGATATTAGCGCTAGGAAAATGCAGTTCTTCATGGTGGCGGAGGTTTGGAACAGACAAATCCGCTCTAACATGAAgtttgttcatgtgtgtgtttgctttcAGCCTGAACAGGTGACTTTTGGAACCAAAACAGGATGGAAATGTTGAAATAATGCCAAGGGCAAAGTTTCTGTGAAGCTGGAGGGCTAATATTTGTTGATGCAAGTACCACAGGTTCATttaacccaggggtgtcaaacttctGAAATTCTGACTTAGCTGTTGCTAATTACTTGAATCAGGCATGTTTAGCCAGTAAGGAGTTTCAGTGGCCGGTtttgttagaaaacatgtttgacgGCCCTCTAGGCCCCTGATTTAAAGCAACAAAGACATGCAGACCTGCTGCTAAAGTAGAACAACCCAGAGCAGTGGAAACCATTGGAAGGCTGTAATGCAGTATCACCACCAGTAGGGATCACTGCTTGGCTGGTCAGCTGTGCTGTGATGATGGTTAGCAGATTAATGATTCACTAATGTGCAGTTAATAACTCTCAGCATTGATCCTAAAATGAACTGATTCCATGAACTGTCCGACAGTTGTCTCAGACTGaccaataaactaaaataaacagacataaagagcaaaaatgtatttttttggtgcCAAACAAATGATGaactattcctttttttttcttttttaatacttCGTTTTCACTGCTGTCACAACTGGTTTTATTGCCAGACTTGGCTGTCCCCAGAGTGGGTTGGTGGGTAATCACACTTTCGGAGCAGCTACATTGGCTCCACTCTACATGACAGGATCAATTCATGTCTACATGTGCAGCTCAGGACAGACGGGAGGACTCACACAGCCTCTATCTCCtgcatttttccacaaaaaacacccaaaagaaTAAGGTAattaaaaaggaggaaaaaaaggtgtTGTAATGCATTAAAGTTTACCcccaagtatttatttttatatgccACAAACTATAAAAGCACAGAAGCATTTTGCTTGttgaatatttcatgttttgcaGCGGTGCAAAGTGTAAAAGCCCTGGCTTCTGGTGACTGAAAATTTGCAGCGTTAGCAGCTTCTGGT includes:
- the si:ch211-262h13.5 gene encoding alpha-2-HS-glycoprotein, which encodes MLERICLFQTSATMKNCIFLALISLLNLHTLLVCGEDFMLMPVELAPVPCNDKAVEKLSRLAITYINEDRNEGYKFALNRITNVHLHAQGPAGNVYYLDLDVLETKCHTRSPKPWKRCDVRPFMETQISGNCNTTILHTAEGFSYLYSYDCALVPDAPEKLQQTCPTCPLLLSVDSPQAITTAQITLDTYKRQSTLGAGLGVKNITRAASQDVPVKAVFVEYTVQECPDGLTERGTCQRPKLDSDTETAGFCTGSLLGDVNEHPDAQVSCEMFKLQNVDVVRPLEPQGHELLQTSATPIFLPQPDNPGNDALPAPADPPSPTVTQPQPLDPTAAAQIPSDGPTAVKPPVLLTSSSSESDEVPANPPNPANPRPLDSSSEETGGPVALRPPFNFRYQRRDRKKRQALMETPSSHQPVFLSEFPSGTSPFRSCPGPSRYATV